Proteins encoded in a region of the Burkholderia ubonensis subsp. mesacidophila genome:
- a CDS encoding MFS transporter — MATIAGSTKTVGPERALNRRAVAAAVIGNALEWYDFTVFSFMVVVIADLFFPTTSEYSSLLLATATFGVAFFMRPIGGVVLGLYADRAGRKAALSLVILLMTAGIFLLAVAPPYAAIGVGGPLLIVFGRLLQGFSAGGEFGSATALLIEAAPFSKRGFYGSWQMSSQAAALLIGALVGAAVTRGLTPDALRAWGWRVPFIIGLVIGPIGFYIRRHLADSEAFLHAQQSARRATLGEVFTRHSREVLCGLGAVIALTVTIYVLIIYLPTFAVKQLKLPYAQSFYAVIVGNLLLTVLSPLAGAWSDRIGRKGLSLWSLVITFALMYPLFAWLDAAPSIARLIAVQAVLSVALAGYYGPFGAMIAELFPANVRSTGLSIAYNIAVMLFGGFGQFIVTWLIKATGSPLAPTWYVMAGLALSIVAVAFVPARSADLDARR, encoded by the coding sequence ATGGCGACGATTGCGGGTTCAACGAAAACGGTCGGGCCCGAGCGTGCGCTGAACCGGCGCGCGGTGGCGGCGGCGGTCATCGGCAACGCGCTCGAGTGGTACGACTTCACGGTCTTCAGCTTCATGGTGGTCGTGATCGCCGACCTGTTCTTTCCGACGACCAGCGAATATTCGTCGCTGCTGCTGGCCACCGCGACGTTCGGCGTCGCGTTCTTCATGCGGCCGATCGGCGGCGTGGTGCTCGGGCTGTATGCCGACCGCGCCGGCCGCAAGGCCGCGCTGTCGCTCGTGATTCTGCTGATGACGGCCGGCATCTTCCTGCTCGCGGTCGCGCCGCCGTATGCGGCGATCGGCGTCGGCGGCCCGCTGCTGATCGTGTTCGGCCGCCTGCTGCAGGGCTTTTCCGCCGGCGGCGAGTTCGGCAGCGCGACCGCGCTGCTGATCGAGGCGGCGCCGTTCTCGAAGCGCGGCTTCTACGGCAGCTGGCAGATGTCGAGCCAGGCCGCGGCGCTCCTGATCGGCGCGCTCGTCGGCGCGGCCGTCACGCGCGGCCTGACGCCGGACGCGCTGCGCGCGTGGGGCTGGCGCGTGCCGTTCATCATCGGGCTCGTGATCGGCCCGATCGGCTTCTACATCCGCCGCCATCTCGCCGATTCGGAAGCGTTCCTGCATGCGCAGCAGAGCGCGCGGCGCGCGACGCTCGGCGAGGTGTTCACGCGCCATTCGCGCGAAGTGCTGTGCGGGCTCGGTGCGGTGATCGCGCTGACGGTGACGATCTACGTGCTGATCATCTATCTGCCGACCTTCGCGGTGAAGCAGCTGAAGCTGCCGTATGCGCAGTCGTTCTACGCGGTGATCGTCGGCAACCTGCTGCTTACCGTGCTGTCGCCGCTCGCGGGCGCGTGGTCGGACCGCATCGGCCGCAAGGGGCTGTCGCTGTGGTCGCTCGTGATCACGTTCGCGCTGATGTATCCGCTGTTCGCATGGCTCGACGCCGCGCCGAGCATCGCGCGGCTGATCGCCGTGCAGGCCGTGCTGTCGGTAGCGCTTGCGGGCTACTACGGCCCGTTCGGTGCGATGATCGCCGAGTTGTTTCCGGCCAACGTGCGCTCGACCGGGCTGTCGATCGCCTACAACATCGCGGTGATGCTGTTCGGCGGCTTCGGGCAGTTCATCGTCACGTGGCTCATCAAGGCCACCGGCTCGCCGCTCGCGCCGACCTGGTACGTGATGGCAGGGCTCGCGCTGTCGATCGTCGCGGTCGCGTTCGTGCCGGCGCGCAGCGCGGATCTGGACGCGCGCCGCTGA
- a CDS encoding high-potential iron-sulfur protein produces MKTSRRSFLITSVGVVSAMALSREALAADLPMLSESDPTAQALGYKTDATKVDKAKYPKYAAGQDCAACMLYQGKKGSASGPCGAFPGKQVVAKGWCSAFTKMA; encoded by the coding sequence ATGAAAACTTCCCGTCGGAGTTTCCTGATCACGAGCGTCGGCGTCGTCTCGGCCATGGCGCTGTCGCGCGAAGCGCTGGCTGCCGATCTGCCGATGCTGTCCGAGAGCGACCCGACCGCGCAGGCGCTCGGCTACAAGACGGACGCCACGAAGGTCGACAAGGCGAAGTATCCGAAATACGCAGCGGGCCAGGACTGCGCGGCCTGCATGCTGTACCAGGGCAAGAAGGGCTCGGCATCCGGCCCGTGCGGCGCATTCCCCGGCAAGCAGGTGGTGGCCAAGGGCTGGTGCAGCGCGTTCACGAAGATGGCATAA
- a CDS encoding NAD(P)/FAD-dependent oxidoreductase: protein MEQTDCVVIGAGVVGLAIARELAARGRETLVLEAADAIGTGTSARNSEVIHAGLYYPRGSLKAMACVHGRDLLYEFCETHHVSHRRVGKLLVATSAAQVKQLKAIAARAEENGVLDLMPLTRSEAQTLEPALECVEALFSPSTGIVDSHQLMLALLGDAERNGAVCALKSPVESIDVLRGARFVVRTGGDTPAEIEAACVINSAGLGAQALARRTRGLDPRWVPPLYLARGNYFSLSGRAPFSHLIYPVPDRAGLGIHLTLDLAGQARFGPDVEWIDTLRYDVDPARAEAFYAPIRAYWPALPDDALQPAYAGVRPKIAGPGEAPADFIVQGVAQHGVRGLVNLFGIESPGLTAALALAQRVGEMTARG, encoded by the coding sequence ATGGAGCAGACGGACTGTGTGGTGATCGGCGCGGGCGTCGTCGGGCTCGCGATCGCCCGCGAGCTCGCCGCGCGCGGCCGCGAGACGCTGGTGCTCGAGGCGGCCGATGCGATCGGCACCGGCACGAGCGCGCGCAACAGCGAGGTGATTCACGCGGGCCTCTACTATCCGCGCGGCTCGCTGAAGGCGATGGCGTGCGTGCACGGCCGCGACCTGCTGTACGAATTCTGCGAAACCCATCACGTCTCGCATCGCCGCGTCGGCAAGCTGCTCGTCGCGACGTCCGCCGCGCAGGTGAAACAGCTGAAGGCGATCGCCGCGCGCGCCGAGGAGAACGGCGTGCTCGACCTGATGCCGCTCACGCGCAGCGAGGCGCAGACGCTCGAGCCCGCGCTCGAATGCGTCGAGGCGCTGTTCTCGCCGAGCACGGGCATCGTCGACAGCCATCAGCTGATGCTTGCGCTGCTCGGCGACGCCGAACGCAACGGCGCCGTGTGCGCGCTGAAGTCGCCGGTCGAATCGATCGACGTGCTGCGCGGCGCGCGCTTCGTCGTGCGCACCGGCGGCGACACGCCGGCCGAGATCGAGGCGGCGTGCGTGATCAACAGCGCGGGGCTCGGCGCGCAGGCGCTCGCGCGCCGCACGCGCGGACTCGATCCGCGCTGGGTGCCGCCGCTCTATCTCGCGCGCGGCAACTACTTCAGCCTGTCCGGGCGCGCGCCGTTCTCGCATTTGATCTACCCGGTGCCCGACCGCGCCGGGCTCGGCATCCACCTGACGCTGGACCTCGCCGGGCAGGCGCGCTTCGGGCCGGACGTCGAGTGGATCGACACGCTGCGCTACGACGTCGATCCGGCGCGCGCGGAGGCGTTCTACGCACCGATTCGCGCGTACTGGCCGGCGTTGCCCGACGATGCGCTGCAGCCGGCCTATGCGGGCGTCCGCCCGAAGATCGCAGGGCCGGGCGAAGCGCCCGCCGACTTCATCGTGCAGGGCGTGGCGCAGCATGGCGTGCGCGGCCTCGTGAACCTGTTCGGCATCGAGTCGCCGGGGCTGACCGCGGCGCTCGCGCTCGCGCAGCGGGTTGGCGAGATGACGGCGCGCGGATGA
- a CDS encoding AAA family ATPase, protein MTTAMVKQELAVASFSTVYDLEQVETALNDLNDGASDALRATYERMLKTGNLRFCVKPNRMPSFDALGEALPNFTEPLGDVRKQVALCLETDDRLELMPILLLGPPGIGKTYFAKALAQLLGTSYHYVPMSSLTAGWILSGASSQWKNAKPGRVFDALVNGSYANPVIAVDEIDKAGSDAQYDPLGALYALLEHDTARAFVDEFAEVPIDAGNVIWVATANDAQAIPEPLLNRMNVYEIAPPDAAGARRIAQTIYDEIRSSHAWGRRFPDTLGDDALDVLAATPPRTMRRALLHAFGAARLDGRDAIEARDIRADEGATKRRPIGF, encoded by the coding sequence ATGACGACGGCGATGGTGAAACAGGAACTGGCGGTGGCGTCCTTCAGCACGGTGTACGACCTCGAGCAGGTCGAGACGGCGCTGAACGACCTGAACGACGGCGCGAGCGACGCACTGCGCGCCACCTACGAGAGGATGCTCAAGACCGGCAACCTGCGCTTTTGCGTGAAGCCGAACCGCATGCCGTCGTTCGACGCGCTGGGCGAGGCGCTGCCCAATTTCACGGAGCCGCTCGGCGACGTTCGCAAGCAGGTCGCGCTGTGCCTCGAAACGGACGACCGGCTCGAACTGATGCCGATCCTGCTGCTCGGCCCGCCGGGCATCGGCAAGACGTATTTCGCGAAGGCGCTCGCGCAGTTGCTCGGCACGTCGTATCACTACGTGCCGATGAGTTCGCTGACGGCGGGCTGGATCCTGTCGGGCGCGTCGTCGCAGTGGAAGAACGCGAAGCCGGGCAGGGTGTTCGATGCGCTCGTCAACGGCAGCTACGCGAACCCGGTGATCGCGGTCGACGAGATCGACAAGGCGGGCAGCGACGCGCAATACGATCCGCTCGGCGCGCTGTATGCGCTGCTCGAGCATGACACCGCGCGCGCGTTCGTCGACGAATTCGCCGAGGTGCCGATCGATGCGGGCAACGTGATCTGGGTCGCGACCGCGAACGATGCGCAGGCGATTCCGGAGCCGCTGTTGAACCGGATGAACGTGTACGAGATCGCGCCGCCCGACGCGGCCGGCGCGCGCCGCATCGCGCAGACGATTTACGACGAGATCCGCTCGTCGCACGCATGGGGCCGGCGGTTTCCGGACACGCTCGGAGACGACGCGCTCGACGTGCTCGCCGCGACGCCGCCGCGCACGATGCGGCGTGCGTTGCTGCACGCGTTCGGCGCCGCGCGCCTCGACGGGCGCGATGCGATCGAGGCGCGCGACATCCGCGCGGACGAAGGCGCGACGAAGCGCCGCCCGATCGGGTTCTGA
- a CDS encoding endonuclease/exonuclease/phosphatase family protein, producing the protein MHAPDALSVPFAEPHAAPDELTAVSWNLHKGRSPLGFTAWNAMRDWMQSTHADVYFLQEAMARRLPRPVLAPGFGAPMNDAYDDVWHCQATEIAHALDWQIALGPNVFKPSWRHGNAILSPHPLDLGGRWDISAHRFERRGLLVARATLAGARPVTLLCAHLALTRAARLRQMHWIAHWIMRHAKDGPLVLAGDFNDWRNDSIPLFGEIGLTEVATLLGESGRTFPAFSPALALDKMFVRGMTPLEWNAPSGETAWLSDHLPYIARLRLDPPQT; encoded by the coding sequence ATGCACGCGCCCGATGCCCTGTCCGTCCCGTTCGCCGAGCCGCACGCCGCACCCGACGAACTCACCGCGGTGAGCTGGAACCTGCACAAGGGCCGCTCGCCGCTCGGCTTCACCGCGTGGAATGCGATGCGCGACTGGATGCAGTCGACGCACGCCGACGTGTATTTCCTGCAGGAAGCCATGGCGCGGCGGCTGCCGCGGCCCGTGCTCGCGCCCGGCTTCGGCGCGCCGATGAACGATGCGTACGACGACGTCTGGCATTGCCAGGCCACCGAGATCGCGCATGCGCTCGACTGGCAGATCGCGCTCGGCCCGAACGTGTTCAAGCCGTCGTGGCGGCACGGCAACGCGATCCTGTCGCCGCATCCGCTCGACCTCGGCGGACGCTGGGACATCTCCGCGCACCGCTTCGAGCGGCGCGGCCTGCTGGTCGCGCGCGCGACGCTCGCCGGCGCGCGCCCCGTCACGCTGCTGTGCGCGCATCTCGCGCTCACGCGCGCCGCGCGGCTGCGCCAGATGCACTGGATCGCGCACTGGATCATGCGCCACGCGAAGGACGGCCCGCTCGTGCTGGCGGGGGACTTCAACGACTGGCGCAACGATTCGATCCCGCTGTTCGGCGAGATCGGCCTGACCGAGGTCGCGACGCTGCTCGGCGAGTCGGGACGCACGTTCCCGGCGTTTTCGCCGGCGCTCGCGCTCGACAAGATGTTCGTGCGCGGGATGACGCCGCTCGAATGGAACGCGCCGTCCGGCGAGACCGCGTGGCTGTCCGACCACCTGCCGTACATCGCCCGCCTGCGCCTCGATCCGCCGCAGACCTGA
- a CDS encoding LysE family translocator — MTYLPILLQIAAVYLVALVTPGPNIFMISQLSMSGRRSLGAVSALGVGTASVTWATLAMLGLAAVLHQVEWLYDTIRIGGAVYLVYFGFKLLRASTRRDPAPDAATAASATLPPPDARAHLRAYRTGLVTCLTNPKSCAFWTSVFAAMLPAHVPLWFDGAALLTIGTMSVGWYCSVAYLFASPRAQRGYRRVRRPLDALCGAALVGLGAKLAAER, encoded by the coding sequence ATGACCTACCTGCCGATCCTGCTGCAAATCGCCGCCGTCTACCTCGTCGCGCTCGTCACGCCGGGCCCGAACATCTTCATGATCTCGCAGCTGTCGATGTCGGGCCGGCGCAGTCTCGGCGCCGTGTCGGCGCTCGGCGTCGGCACCGCGTCGGTGACCTGGGCGACGCTCGCGATGCTCGGCCTCGCGGCCGTGCTGCACCAGGTCGAGTGGCTGTACGACACGATCCGGATCGGCGGCGCCGTGTACCTCGTCTATTTCGGCTTCAAGCTGCTGCGCGCGAGCACGCGGCGCGATCCGGCCCCGGACGCTGCGACAGCCGCCTCCGCGACGCTGCCGCCGCCGGATGCGCGCGCCCATCTGCGTGCATATCGCACCGGCCTCGTCACGTGCCTGACGAACCCGAAGTCGTGCGCGTTCTGGACCAGCGTGTTCGCGGCGATGCTGCCCGCGCACGTGCCGCTGTGGTTCGACGGCGCGGCGCTGCTGACGATCGGCACGATGTCGGTCGGCTGGTACTGCAGCGTCGCGTACCTGTTCGCGAGCCCCCGCGCGCAGCGCGGCTACCGGCGCGTGCGCCGCCCGCTCGACGCGCTGTGCGGCGCCGCGCTCGTCGGCCTCGGCGCGAAGCTCGCCGCCGAGCGATGA
- a CDS encoding ferredoxin--NADP reductase, protein MSKYDTATVQSVHHWTDTLFSFTCTREASLRFNNGEFTMVGLEVDGKPLARAYSIVSPNYEEHLEFFSIKVQNGPLTSRLQHLKVGDTVLIGKKPTGTLVADNLLPGKTLWMLSTGTGLAPFMSIIRDPDIYERFDKVILTHTCRLKGELAYMDYIKHDLPGHEYLGDIIKEKLVYYPTVTREEFENEGRITDLISTGKLFTDLDVPPFSPEHDRVMLCGSTAMLKDTTDLLKQAGLVEGKNSAPGHYVIERAFVD, encoded by the coding sequence ATGAGCAAATACGACACCGCCACCGTCCAATCCGTCCACCACTGGACCGATACGCTTTTCAGCTTCACCTGCACCCGTGAGGCGAGCCTGCGCTTCAACAACGGCGAATTCACGATGGTCGGCCTCGAGGTCGACGGCAAGCCGCTCGCGCGCGCCTACAGCATCGTCAGCCCGAACTACGAGGAGCACCTCGAGTTCTTCAGCATCAAGGTCCAGAACGGCCCGCTGACGTCGCGCCTGCAGCACCTGAAGGTGGGCGACACGGTGCTGATCGGCAAGAAGCCGACCGGCACGCTCGTCGCCGACAACCTGCTGCCCGGCAAGACGCTGTGGATGCTGTCGACCGGCACGGGCCTCGCGCCGTTCATGTCGATCATCCGCGATCCGGACATCTACGAACGCTTCGACAAGGTCATCCTGACGCACACGTGCCGCCTGAAGGGCGAGCTCGCGTACATGGACTACATCAAGCACGACCTGCCGGGCCACGAGTACCTGGGCGACATCATCAAGGAAAAGCTCGTCTACTACCCGACGGTCACCCGCGAGGAATTCGAGAACGAAGGCCGGATCACCGACCTGATCTCGACGGGCAAGCTGTTCACCGACCTCGACGTCCCGCCGTTCTCGCCGGAACACGACCGCGTGATGCTGTGCGGCAGCACCGCGATGCTGAAGGACACGACCGACCTGCTGAAGCAGGCCGGCCTCGTCGAAGGCAAGAACAGCGCGCCGGGCCACTACGTGATCGAGCGCGCGTTCGTCGACTGA
- the rqpS gene encoding quorum system sensor histidine kinase RqpS yields the protein MDTSLNAPESAHAPSPYTTAASRDALAARITELSAALFAADEAARRHLAGELHDGLGAELTAARFALANIDTWLPADAPEGCRRALELAQRALDAATDANRRLIDAQDTPALDGGLVRALSAWIDGHAEHTGLRTSFVCAADARLPQLAGPGALAIFRVAQEALSNVTKHARATSVDVRVEADGTHLSLIVADDGTGFSRAHRHGYGLAGMRARCEAFGGGFELASPAAGRGTRLAARFAWDALLAAPATARRAASIS from the coding sequence ATGGATACGTCGCTTAACGCGCCCGAGAGCGCCCACGCCCCGTCGCCCTACACGACCGCCGCCAGCCGCGATGCGCTCGCTGCGCGGATCACCGAACTGTCCGCCGCATTGTTCGCCGCCGACGAAGCGGCCCGCCGCCATCTGGCCGGCGAGCTGCACGACGGGCTCGGCGCCGAACTCACCGCCGCGCGCTTCGCGCTCGCGAACATCGACACCTGGCTGCCCGCCGACGCGCCCGAAGGCTGCCGTCGCGCGCTCGAGCTCGCGCAGCGTGCGCTCGACGCCGCGACGGACGCAAATCGCCGGCTGATCGACGCACAGGACACGCCGGCGCTCGACGGGGGGCTCGTGCGCGCGCTGTCGGCCTGGATCGACGGCCATGCGGAACACACCGGCCTGCGCACGAGCTTCGTGTGCGCCGCCGACGCGCGCCTGCCGCAGCTCGCCGGCCCGGGCGCGCTGGCAATCTTCCGCGTCGCGCAGGAAGCGCTGTCGAACGTCACGAAGCATGCGCGCGCGACGTCGGTCGACGTGCGAGTCGAAGCGGACGGCACGCACCTGTCGCTGATCGTCGCCGACGATGGGACCGGTTTCTCGCGTGCGCACCGCCACGGCTACGGCCTCGCCGGCATGCGCGCCCGCTGCGAGGCATTTGGCGGCGGCTTCGAGCTGGCCTCGCCGGCCGCCGGCCGCGGCACCCGGCTCGCCGCGCGGTTCGCGTGGGACGCGCTGCTCGCGGCGCCGGCAACGGCGCGCCGCGCTGCCTCGATTTCGTGA
- the rqpR gene encoding response regulator transcription factor RqpR (The RqpSR system (Regulating Quorum sensing and Pathogenicity Sensor kinase and Response regulator) co-occurs with and modulates the expression of cis-2-dodecenoic acid quorum-sensing systems.), which yields MSLNILLVDDHAIVRQGIRHLLVDRGVAREVTEAETGGEAMAAVDKREFDVILLDISLTDMNGIEVLKRVKRKLPRTPVLMFSMYREDQYAVRALKAGAAGYLSKTVNAAQMISAIQQVAAGRKYVSPAMAEALAEYVSFENEPLPHEKLSDREYQTLCMLASGKRLTDIAHTLSLSVKTVSVYRTRLLEKMRLSNNAELTFYVMSNQLVDMAPASGA from the coding sequence ATGAGTCTGAACATCCTGCTCGTCGACGACCACGCGATCGTCCGGCAAGGCATCCGGCACCTGCTGGTCGACCGCGGCGTGGCCCGCGAAGTCACCGAGGCGGAAACCGGCGGCGAAGCGATGGCGGCCGTCGACAAGCGCGAATTCGACGTGATCCTGCTCGACATCTCGCTCACCGACATGAACGGCATCGAGGTGCTCAAGCGCGTGAAGCGCAAGCTGCCGCGCACGCCGGTGCTGATGTTCTCGATGTACCGCGAGGACCAGTACGCGGTGCGCGCGCTGAAGGCCGGCGCGGCCGGCTACCTGTCGAAGACGGTCAACGCCGCGCAGATGATCTCCGCGATCCAGCAGGTCGCCGCGGGCCGCAAGTACGTGAGCCCGGCGATGGCCGAGGCGCTCGCCGAATACGTGTCGTTCGAGAACGAGCCGCTGCCGCACGAGAAGCTGTCGGACCGCGAGTACCAGACGCTGTGCATGCTCGCGTCCGGCAAACGGCTCACCGACATCGCCCACACGCTGTCGCTGTCGGTGAAGACGGTGAGCGTCTACCGCACGCGGCTGCTCGAGAAGATGCGGCTGTCGAACAACGCGGAACTGACCTTCTACGTGATGAGCAACCAGCTCGTCGACATGGCGCCCGCCTCCGGCGCCTGA
- a CDS encoding amino acid permease, whose protein sequence is MSLFRKKNVDRMIAGAHAAGLKKALGAIDLTFLGIGAIIGTGIFVLTGTGAVQAGPALMLSFVIAAIACGLAALSYAEFASTIPVAGSIYTYSYATLGELVAWIIGWDLMLEYGLAASAVSVGWSGYLQSLLQGFGVTLPTVLTAAPGAVPGVATWFNLPAFLVMLVITTLLSIGIRESTRINNVMVFIKVSVVLLVIAVGIFHVTPANWQPFMPHGWNGVFGAAAVMFFAFIGFDAVSSAAEEVKNPKRDLPIGIIASLAVCAILYVSVAAVATGIVPSAQYASISHPISYALQVAGQKWVAGFIDLGAVLGMLTVILVMSYGQTRIIFAMSRDGLLPAMLSRVHPRFATPFLTTWLVGLFFGLIAALVPLNVLAELINIGTLAAFSMVSVAVLVLRRTHPELPRAFRCPGVPVVPILAVASCLFLMLNLEPVTWIAFGVWLVIGLVIYFAYSRRHSKLGHGHEVH, encoded by the coding sequence ATGTCTCTCTTCCGCAAGAAAAACGTCGATCGCATGATCGCCGGCGCGCACGCCGCCGGGCTCAAGAAAGCGCTCGGCGCGATCGACCTCACCTTCCTCGGCATCGGCGCGATCATCGGCACCGGCATCTTCGTGCTGACCGGCACCGGCGCCGTGCAGGCCGGCCCCGCGCTGATGCTGTCGTTCGTGATCGCCGCGATCGCGTGCGGCCTCGCGGCGCTGTCGTACGCCGAGTTCGCGTCGACGATTCCGGTCGCCGGCTCGATCTACACGTATTCGTATGCGACGCTCGGCGAGCTGGTCGCGTGGATCATCGGCTGGGACCTGATGCTCGAATACGGGCTCGCCGCGTCCGCCGTGTCGGTCGGCTGGTCCGGCTACCTGCAGTCGCTGCTGCAGGGCTTCGGCGTCACGCTGCCGACCGTCCTGACCGCCGCGCCCGGCGCGGTGCCCGGCGTGGCCACGTGGTTCAACCTGCCGGCGTTCCTCGTGATGCTCGTGATCACGACGCTGCTGTCGATCGGCATCCGCGAATCGACCCGCATCAACAACGTCATGGTGTTCATCAAGGTGTCGGTGGTGCTGCTCGTGATCGCGGTCGGCATCTTCCACGTGACGCCGGCGAACTGGCAGCCGTTCATGCCGCACGGCTGGAACGGCGTGTTCGGCGCGGCTGCCGTGATGTTCTTCGCGTTCATCGGCTTCGACGCGGTGTCGTCGGCGGCCGAGGAAGTGAAGAACCCGAAGCGCGACCTGCCGATCGGCATCATCGCGTCGCTCGCCGTCTGCGCGATCCTGTATGTTTCGGTCGCGGCGGTCGCCACCGGCATCGTGCCGTCCGCGCAGTACGCGAGCATCTCGCACCCGATCTCGTACGCGCTGCAGGTCGCCGGCCAGAAGTGGGTCGCGGGCTTCATCGATCTCGGCGCCGTGCTCGGCATGCTGACCGTGATCCTTGTGATGAGCTACGGCCAGACCCGCATCATCTTCGCGATGTCGCGCGACGGCCTGCTGCCGGCGATGCTGTCGCGCGTGCATCCGCGCTTCGCGACGCCGTTCCTGACGACCTGGCTCGTCGGCCTGTTCTTCGGGCTGATCGCCGCGCTGGTGCCGCTCAACGTGCTCGCCGAGCTGATCAACATCGGCACGCTCGCCGCGTTCTCGATGGTGTCGGTCGCGGTGCTGGTGCTGCGCCGCACCCATCCGGAGCTGCCGCGCGCGTTCCGCTGCCCCGGCGTGCCGGTCGTGCCGATCCTCGCGGTCGCGTCGTGCCTGTTCCTGATGCTGAACCTGGAGCCTGTCACGTGGATCGCGTTCGGCGTGTGGCTCGTGATCGGCCTCGTGATCTACTTCGCGTATTCGCGCCGTCATTCGAAGCTCGGACACGGTCACGAAGTGCACTGA
- a CDS encoding XdhC family protein, producing the protein MESVDLDVLKTSARWIEEGRRVLLVTVVKTWGSSPRPEGAMLAVRDDGLVVGSVSGGCIEDDLIARVHASGIAADARPEAVKYGVTAEEAHRFGLPCGGTIQLVLEPLTRDSGIAALCAAVEAGRLVTRTMTLATGRASLSPAQATDGVAFDGERLVTIHGPRYRMLVIGAGQLSRYLCQIAVGLDYQVTVCDPRDEYTDAWDVPGTRVVHTMPDDTVLEMQLDARSAVIALTHDPKLDDLALMEALKTPAFYVGALGSRRNNAARRERLREFDLSDTELARLHGPAGIYIGSRTPPEIAISILAEITAAKNHVSLPTILQVEGAKAAREIAARGGEACGI; encoded by the coding sequence ATGGAAAGCGTCGATCTCGATGTATTGAAAACCAGCGCGCGCTGGATCGAAGAAGGCCGCCGCGTGCTGCTCGTGACGGTCGTGAAGACGTGGGGCTCGTCGCCGCGCCCCGAAGGCGCGATGCTCGCGGTGCGCGACGACGGGCTCGTCGTCGGCTCGGTGTCGGGCGGCTGCATCGAGGACGACCTGATCGCCCGCGTGCATGCGAGCGGCATCGCGGCCGACGCGCGGCCGGAAGCGGTGAAGTACGGCGTGACGGCCGAGGAGGCGCACCGCTTCGGGCTGCCGTGCGGCGGCACGATCCAGCTCGTGCTGGAGCCGCTGACGCGCGACAGCGGGATTGCCGCGCTGTGCGCGGCGGTCGAGGCGGGCCGCCTCGTCACCCGCACGATGACGCTCGCGACGGGCCGCGCGTCGCTGTCGCCCGCGCAGGCGACCGACGGCGTCGCGTTCGACGGCGAACGGCTCGTGACGATCCACGGCCCGCGCTACCGGATGCTCGTGATCGGCGCAGGACAGCTGTCGCGTTATCTGTGCCAGATCGCGGTCGGGCTCGACTACCAGGTGACGGTGTGCGATCCGCGCGACGAATACACGGACGCCTGGGACGTGCCGGGCACCCGCGTCGTGCACACGATGCCCGACGACACCGTGCTCGAGATGCAGCTCGACGCGCGCTCGGCGGTGATCGCGCTCACGCACGATCCGAAGCTCGACGATCTCGCGCTGATGGAGGCGCTGAAGACGCCCGCGTTCTACGTCGGCGCGCTCGGCTCGCGGCGCAACAACGCGGCGCGGCGCGAGCGGCTGCGCGAATTCGACCTGAGCGATACGGAACTGGCGCGGCTGCACGGGCCGGCCGGCATCTACATCGGCAGCCGGACGCCGCCGGAAATCGCGATCTCGATCCTCGCCGAGATCACGGCCGCGAAGAACCATGTGTCGCTGCCGACGATCCTGCAGGTCGAAGGCGCGAAGGCCGCGCGCGAGATCGCGGCGCGCGGCGGCGAGGCCTGCGGCATCTGA